The Oryzias latipes chromosome 8, ASM223467v1 genomic interval CTTTGACCCGTTAACCAAAGCTATACGTTTAGCATCTCATTCATACTGACTGTCATGTACTTAAAAGATAAATGagcatttaaacctttttaattgGCATAGTTTTAAATTTCTGGTCATAATGTTCCCTTGATAGTGTGCAACATTCTAGGTTAATTTTTCCACAGTGATACAAACCAAATGCCTCTAAAATCTGGACAATACCTTCACCCTTGGATGTAAAAAGTATTCCAAAGCTACAGACAATAAGTTacccagatgtttgttttttcacacgACCCTTGAACTTCACATTAATGTTAGGCCTAAATGCAAAAGGCTACAGTTATTGGCATCATATTGCTCCTCTCTGAAATATCTGGTTCCACACCACCTTCCATTTAAGTCCAGAAGGGCCTAATGCAAAAACCTTAACCGTGCCCGTGAGTCAGAGCTGATCACTGTGACATCTGGCGTCTCTGGGGTTGAATGAAGGTCAGAGCAGAAAGCTTTAAGACCGTCTtgtgaaaaaaatctttcagcCTCATTAGACAATTCTTATCTTAAGCTTGAACTAAGAACTTTAATAAAGCTTTCAGCAAAAGTTAGCCTAGCTGACCCCAAGCCGTGGATTCACTTGAGGTCGTTCCTCCTCCCTTTTCCTCATGCTGGCAGCGGTGACATCGACATCTATGCATAAAGATTTAAGACGCCAGCTTTTCTTTCTTGCAGATGTTCCAGTAGTTTTGGGTTTCTGACCTCCATTGGTTGATGTGCACAGCTTCCtccattttcaaatgttttttttctgacaagcGGATAAAAGCAATCagttgtttaaaatgttctcgAAACAGGTTTTCCAACAATGTGCATTTTTAAGCTCAGTAAAAGACCCAAATAGATTTTAgagcaaaatgtaaaacctaTTCAGCTTCAACCTCTTCTACGACAGAAGCTTCAGTCGGCGAGGGCGTGAGTTACAACATGTCAGCAGTAACACGTGTCAGGAGAACCGATGATTCGGGGAGAAAAATGTTACCAAACAGAATGGAAACCAAATGTTAGAGAGGCAAAATCAAAGTTTTATGTGTAGCAGATGAGGGTTTGAGGAGGAATTGTAGAGGCAGACTGCATCCTGCTCAGCCAATGCAGGCTCTCTGCACAGTAGCACTCTGGATTTCATTTATCTCTCTCCGGGACTCCTTGCCCTACGAGGAACCAAGATTAGAGACTGATCTGAACCCATACACACCATGAAAACTCTAGCCTGATGAAGATGCTTTTACTGCATGAACTCTGACCCAcatcaagcagcagcagcagcactccCTCCCTCCCCAAAGCTGGATTCTAACTCAGAAACCTCAGGGTTCTATTAGGCTGATGCACCAGCGTGCAGccaaagcagctgcagcagcagaacagagaGGCTCAGATTACAAGTCGCCGAGGAGCACAGACCTCTCCCTCTCAGGACCGCATTAAGTTTTGCATATCAAACAGTTGTTTGCTGGCTGCTTTATGCAAACGTCCCAAACATCTGAGGAATCCAGAGAAAGTAGCGCTTTGTTTTCCCATCAGTCAGATGATTCTTGGAGGAGGGAGTGGCTTCAATGTTTCTGTGCCTTGATTCCATTTCATCATCAaaatcaaagacagaaaaaaactttttgattattaaaaatgtgtggtgaaatgagaaacattAGGATTTAACAAAACAGTGTTTTACTcctaaaataatttgaaaaaaactgaaccttgagtttcagtttttcaaaCTGGTTCAAAGTTCTAGTCAAGGACTTGTGGATGAAAAACATTGCTGGGAAAACACAAAGGCTGTGATTTGGAGGTCATCTGCTCATGATCGCTCCACACTGATCAGTTTGAGGCTCAGGGGACTTGCATGTGCAGTAGGATCCAGAAGACCACACAAAAACGCTGTGTAGAAGCTCCAAAACCACACCGCCTCCATCTTTGTGTCCGCTCCACCCACAGCGCTCAGCCTTAGCTGGAGAGCTGTCCTCCGCTTTCTGCAAACGTACAACACTGCTTGCGTGTCTTCTATTGTTTGCTGGGCCTGACCGAAGGGGCGACCAGCTGGTGCACAAATACGGAGCGGGATCATCAGCCTTTATGCCGCCACACACCCACTGCTGCTTTGAAAGGATGCAGTTCTGTGCATCAAGCTGGAGACACACCCCGGAGACGGCATAGGCCTAAAACCTATAATGAAGGAGAAGACACTGAGGAGCAGAGGTTTCAGTGGGAGGATGTGGCCGACtaccaacacacaaacacacacacatacggtGTGTAAACACATCATCCAGCGAGGATGCACCATCAGATCGGTCCCTTTATCTTCCTGCAGGGTGACAGAGTGCTGCAGATCATCACTCTTCAGGGATTATCAGCTGCTAGACAAGGTCAGAGATGTGAGATCTCGTTTCCTGTCAGCGCAGGGGGGGTGTTGTGAAGGACAAAGAAGGGGCGTCAGGGTCAACTGATGGCCAGACACAACACGGAGCCGAGGTTTCTGTCTGCAGCCTTCGGCGCAGATATTTGGGATAGTTTGGAGGCTGATGAAGACAGCTGACACACGCAGACGTTCCCTCTGATTTACAGAACCTGACGCAGCAAAGCAGGAGACGTTCAGAGACGTTCAGAGAGGTTCAAAGAGGTTCACAGCGATTATGCTCGCTATCGGGGTAAaatctttaaagaaaactgAGACTAAACTTTTatgaaacacacaaaatacaaccataaatgatttgttttaaaataactaaTTCTATTGGAAAATTAGGGATTTTCCCAAACTGAAAGGTGGCATGaactaaacaaaaatatattttataatataaatatatatttcaaatataaataaGGTAAAGAATCAcattttaatcattaaaaatgtgGATTTCTGGCTAAGTGTGCATCGTTACCCTGAAAACTGAGGCACTGccctgtttggaaaaaaaaaaaaaaaatgtaacaaagatCTAGATCTGTGTTCACCCATGTGACTCATGCTGACAGGAAATTAAAGCTTTACTCCTGAAAGGACTGGAACAAACCGCACGATGAGGATGCCAGAACTACAAATAAAAATCTTGTGATTACCATGGCAACCATGGAAACTAATAACCGTTAGGTCAAATGATGCATTTTGATTTataaagttaaatttaaaaatcttaatagtttgagaaaacaaaaatgtcaattttttatATTACTTTTAGAACTTTatgttttgaaattattgtttaaaaaaaaaaaggttgccattatatgtcaaatgtttttatgagaGTCAAATGACTGCACTTTAAGCAgtgcagactttttttgttttcctttggttTAATCATCTTTATTGGATCTTAGtagctcattaaaaaaatacaatttatcaATCTACCTAAAAAAGTAGAAAGGTTGCATTTAAGCTTagaaatgcatcatgggaaatctCATGTACGCAGAGCAGCAGCCACATATCCTCAACTTCAAGAAAcggaacaaaatgttttttttaggcaaGAAAGCAGCTAAACCTAACATTGAAACATCTGAATGTTAGTTTCAGGAATAATCTATATTTGTATTTAAACAAATAGAACTaaagatgaaaacatgtttacaaCCATCTATGCAGCTAACTAATGATGGGaacctttttttataaagtagTTTAAAGGTTTatgagcagaaaaaggaaaaaaataatgtatttgttcatcaGTGGGACACACATGGATAGTGGAAAAACAAGATTGGGAGCGACTTTAAGCAGTTTTCTTAGATTTGGGACAATTTGCactttgttttcagatttttttcattgtcatttgCAGTTCTGCAACCTTTTTTGTTGATattcacatgtttttgtttcctcctAATGTTACAGTTTCCTTTACATCCGGTCTGATTCCAGATGTGCAGTTTTCTATCATCTTAGTGAcacaaatgtgtatttttaaatgtcaaaacactgaaaagttttggaaaacttgctctcaaaatgtcagttttacTGAGTTCTGATTAATCAGGAGTTTTTTTGTCCGATTCCAGACACTGAAATGCAGCCGAAATGATGAATGAGGTGAATTGAGCAATGACATTTAAACAAGGATGACAGAAAAGAGTGATGTTCTGAGAGAGAAGCAGGAAAAGGCCACAGAGACCGTTTACAGGAGTGCCATTGTTTCCCAGCCGAGgcggaaaaatacaaaaaactccTTTTGACTGAGCCTATAATGTGACCACAAACATAAACTTTGTTGCTCCATTTAAAATCTCACCACCACAGACGTGGAGCCTTCAAAGGGATGGATGCTGCAGCTGGAGTGTGCACGTTAATGTAGATTTTAAGTGAAGCTCAGAAATATTTAGGTCTAGCCAgcacaaaagcagctttgtcaAAGTCTGATTTGAGGCTGCAGCTAACGAAGGCTTCAGATCCAAACTGAACAGTTGCACATCTGCAAAACATCTGGAGCTGCTTTCATTCCCCCCCACAGCATTTAATCCTCATCAGCCGTTGGCAGGTAAATGAGGTTAGTCTCCTCCCTCCTATTCCTCCTCGTTACATGCAGGTAATGGAAGGATGAGGAAATACTAGCTAATAAAGCAATAAAGCTCTGACTTACAGCCCTCCATCTTTCCCCGCCCCAAACTGACCTACTGCGCAAACAAACCCACCAAGCTGTCCTGCCACAGAGTTACTCAAACAGCAAATGCAAAACCAGACAGAAACGGGACTGTCTGCAGATTTGGTTAAACTGGTCAAACCGGAGATCcataaaaagaacataaaaacaccTCGATATTCTGCCACTTCATTAAATAGTTTCCatcagcattttttatttgttcacaggAAGTAGAAATATTTTAGCGGTCCTCTCAAGAAGTCAGGAGCAAAGATACAGCCAAAGGAGAGAATAGAGAAACCAGACTGTTCAAACGGAGCAGCTGCAAGAGCcaagagacaaaaataaaacagaacaaattaAACATTATATGTTATAAATGCCAACTAAGACGCTTTTATTTTCATAGTTAAAGGAAACGCAACAAATTcaatcatgcctttgtttatttcaaggaattTAGGCTATAAGTTTACACCAACGTGGGCCTTTAAGACTTTTAACAATTAAATAGGCCATCACTCATGGAATATGGTCAAAATTTGTCCAAAAACTGAGTTTTTGCAACACAAATCAATGTGTGACAATCAAAATTCTGGTCATTGGCGTGAATACTTGACATTGAACCATCTGTGACTCAATTTATCCAAAGATTACAGACATTGGCCTACAAATGTCTCCCATTTTGACTTATAGGATCAGAAATGCACATGGCAGCATCATAGCAGAAGATTCAGAGCTGATCAAAGCTTTCAACCTCCAAAAATACTGCTCATCTCATATTGCATATGAGTTTATGAAACCGAAACTAATGACAAATCAACCAATTTTAGCATTCATCTAAAAGCCAGTTCCTCAAAATGTTGACATTGGTTCAAGCAAAGAACAACTTGGTACAAGTTCTTTTAATATCGAAACGTTTCTATAgtttattttatgcatttaattTGAAGGTAATCCAAGATTTATTGCAGAATACTGCagagtttgtgcttttttttatccaaattaAAGCATTTTACAAACGTCAGTTTAACAGATAGGCACCATTGATCTGCTCTGAACATGGAAATTAAATACTCAATTCATTTAGACTGAACAAATGTTGCAAACTCTGCAGCTTTCACCTTCAGTCCGACACCTGATCCAGGAAATCAGGTTAGGATCATGTTGCTACGTTTGCCACCCTGAACTCTGCAGAGATGGAAAACCTCAGCAAGTATCTCTTCCCCCCTCTGTGGGTGgagtttaatttttaactttgactccaaagaataaaaaaagatcacCTGATGTGGGATTTGCACCCTccacaataaaagcattaaccagttttacaatacatcttagAGTTTAACTGTGACTGTCAGGAAATAGTCAAATGTACAGTTTGAGAGGAAATGAATTCAGGGAGGAGAAAAGAGGCCTTGATATTGAATCCAAGATTTTGTTTAGCGCTTAGACTCATTCTCTGCAGATTTTAAGTGTGTGCAGCTgaacaagcttttattttgtaactcAGACAGAGGAGAGCTGCTGAAGAGCTTTATGGGTGTGACAGAATATGAAATGATAGAGGAAAAACAGGCTGGAGCCACATGGAATTCTCCAAGTGCTCATcttaccaaaaaaacaaaactggacGTTAGGAGCTTGTCTGCGCCAGCCATGCAAATCCCACTGCTGACTCAAAGTGATATTTCCTCACTCTGGCTGCAGACGTGTGGCAAAAAGGCAGGCGTGAAGGCTGCAGGAGCAGAAAGGAGTGGGGGAGGAGAATGAGCATAATGGAACAGATGTcaaaaaaaggaggaggcaCAAAGGGAACACGGGAAAAGTTAGGAGGGGtgaaaggaaaaaggttcaggaaAGATGAAGGGTGGAGGGACAAgcttaaaaaagaggaaatggaagaagagaaCGGCAACATGGGATGATCCAGGTGCACCAAACACCTCATTGTGTTAAAGAAGCAGCTGTTGGTTGGATTCGACTACATTTTACACCTTGGGGCTCAGATACCACAGTTACCCTTAAGCTTTTTGGGGTTTTAACGCACGAGGAGCTGCCATTCCATCACAGGAGAGAAAAATGAGGGTTTGTTCATGACAGAAACGGAACGTTGTGCGTAATGGCGCATTTTGGAGCACGACTCCATCACTGAGGATGTGCTGGACGAGGGTTCACATTCCATCACGTTAACCCCTAAtttgccacacacacacacacattcacacactataTGCCAGTCAAACCTGGACCACCACACCCACCTTGTCGGGTGGAGACGTTCCTCTCGTTCCCAGCGGTGAGCACAACCTGCGGGTGGCTCTGTTCCAGCACGAACAGCTCATCCTTGCCCACCCGCGCGCTCTTGCCGGACTTCATGGTCCCAGAGGGCCCGGAGGGTGCCAGGTACCTGCCGCTGCAGTCCCTGAAGGCCACTTTCCCGGAGCGAAACTCCAGCGTGTAGCCCGTGGCCCTGTCCGTGGTGGCCACCAGCGCTCCGTCGTTCCGCAGGAAGCGGTTGTCTGAGGTCTGCAGGTGGTAGCGCTGCTCCCAGAACACCAGCGTGATCATGGAGTCCACCCCCCACGGCACGTCCCGGTCGATGGCGATCTCGTCCACCTTGTCGCTCAGGTGCGCGTAACGCTTGCGCGTCAGACTGAAGAGGTTGACCTGCGGGTGCATGGCGATGTGCACACTCCACTTCTCCGCCACGGAGACAGTCTGCGCAAAGCAGAGGATCCGGTCCTCGGTGCCACCCAGGTACCGTCCATGCGCCTCGGACTGCAGGGACCAGCGGCCGTCATCGTGCGCGGTGATGACGAAGCGGCACTCCGGGCCCGGGTTCTCGCTGTCCCCGGTCACGTTGCCGTCCTTGTCAGCGGCGATGTACCGGCCCAGATGTGACTTGAGGAGGAAGACGTCCCCGCTGGACTCGTCCCCGCTCTGCTCCAGGGTCCAGATCTGCTTCTTCTTCATGCTGGTGGCGGACGCGTTGATCTTGAAGCCGAAAGTCTCCGCGGTCAGGTACTTGTTCCCGCAGTTGATGAGGCCGAACTGGATCTGCAGCATATCGCTGGTTCCGTTGGCGGCGCCGTTGGCGGTCATCGTGGCCTCTGGACCGGTTCTGCGTGACAGGGACGGGGAGGGGGCGCTTCTGCACGGTGAGCTGGCGGGTGAGTGGATGCGGTGATGCCTCGCGTGCTTCTTTGTTTGGGGAGAGTGGGAGCGCGCGCCACCGGTCCTCAGTCCTCATGCAGCGCGAGCCCGCTGCCACAGCTGCAGCCTATATAACCATCAGTGACGTCCCTGCATGAGCCACGCCCCCTTTGTTGCGAATAATCAAATcacctcaggaaaaaaaaaacttcagcaaACATTTCCTGCATAACAaaccacatttaaaaactgaCATTTCCCTATGATATCGAAATATCTGTTCAGAGAGCTGACACAAAGATCCATTCATGGTCCGGACCATCAGAACAAAGAGCCCAAACAGATCTGACTGACGGGGATCTGGTCTTTGCATAAGCGCGTCATGCTCCACTTCCATGAGAAACGTTTTTGTTTGCAGTCTGCCCGTTGGCACGGTTCCGTTttgcagctgcagacacgcaTGCATGTTTGCCCTGCTCCACATGCTCCACTACCTCCAACCAACCCAGCCCTTCACACCTCCTCCAACTCTCAGTAAAAGCTCCGAGAgtaaaagggttaaataaaggGGCTTTATCCTGTGCAGGTGTGGACcactgttcttctgcagctcccacacgcacacacatgacGTCATGCAAACACAAATTATTCAGACTTTGGTGATGCAGTGACAGCTGTCAGTCCTAATGTTGGGCTTCATCCCAGTTTTTATGACAGCCTGTTTTAAAAACAGCGAGGCTTTGGGACGAAATCAGTCCAACCACTAAATCCTGGTTATGAAATCCAGATGTTCCAGATTCTCAATTCATGTCTGCACACCCATctgcccatccatccatccatccatccatccatccatccattcatccaaccacTCATCCATTCaatcatttatccatccatccattcatccaaccacTCATCCATTTAATcattaatccatccatcatctatccatccatccatccattcatccatccatccatccaaccactCCTCTATTCAATCGTTCACCCATCTACTATCCATCCAATTTGTCTgcctgttcatccatccattcattctttcattcaatcattcatccatccatccaaccctcCTTTCAGACaatctttcatccatccatctttccatccaatTATTCATCCATTGTCAGTCAATtcatcgtccatccatccatctgttcatccttCCTGCCTTTCATTCAATCcttcatccatctttccatccagtctttcattcatccacccatctgtctatccatccatctatccatccatccatccatccatccatccatccatccatccatccatccatccatccatccatccatccatccatccatccatccatccaaccactCATCTATTCAATCATTCACCCATCTACAATCCATCCAATTTGTCTgcctgttcatccatccattcattctttcattcaatcatccatccatccatccatccatctatccatccataaTGCACAAAATAATACTTTCTTATTGAAATTAACCTCCTGTTCTCATATTGATTATTCTTTGGAAATTGAACATTTCTTTGTTGTGAGCGTCCAGAGggccaaaaaacaacaatgttacAGGAAGATCTATTTTGGGAAGAATTTTCGATCAAACGATGGTTGTGTGGTCCTGGGATGAACTGATgagctgtccagggtgtacctcgCCTTCGCTCACTTGtaggtgggataggctccagtaaccaagtgaccctgaaagggctTAAGCGAGTTTGGAAAACGAATGGGTGGATTTTTACtatcaaaattttaaaagaataaattgaAAATACTGTATTTCTGAGAGAAAATTCTATTTTCAGCCAGAGAATTACGGTATGTACTTATTTTTCTTGAAGCAAATTcaagtttgtttgatttttatttagcaaaatcagcttttgtgtttgttgtaatGTAATCATTCAGAACTAGaactcatttttttgtgtgagaaCAGTCCCTGATACCTGGACCAACAGGATTTGGAGTCAAATGAATTGAAGATTATTCCAAAGTGAATCATTTCAGTATTTCAGCCGTGAGATTTGGCCTGAGTTCGGAGACCCATGAAGTAACATGAAccctaaacagaatttaatttCTATTGTTCCTCTGCCTCTGAACAAATCCAGCCCTCAGAGAAAACATCTTCAAACAAATTAGATCTCAGTGCAATTTGACTTCCAGAATCCCACTTTAATAAAATCACCAGACTTGATCCGACAAATTTTTCCTGCTCTGTACTTGTAAATTTGCTGCAGTTctgttggaaaacagacagtttGTAAAGATTTATGGAGACAGCTGTCAACCTGTGATGGACAGAGAGCTCAGAAGAGACATGAACCTTCAGCAAACCTCACGGAAGAAGGGTGGGTTATGAAAACCCAGCAgtggcctttttttattttttatttttttaatgtatgtccACTTAAGTCTGCATGTGtttgagcttttttcttcaatgcttCATCAGTTTTTTGTTGATGCTCTACGATACAGCAGCACTCTTTGAACATCCTTCTTATTCAGCAGTGGCCCTCTGTGTTCTCCTCTCTGGTTCAGGATGTCAAACGTCACCAAATGTCAAGTCCATGCATGGTTTTGGATGGTCAACAGTACTAAAAGGCCCTGCGCAGTTTTGTTTTCAATCATATTATTTATGGATTTatggaatgtatattttatgTCTTCATAAGTTTTACTCATCACATTTAAAATAACACTTGAAATTTTTCAGTTTGTGTCTAAAAGATTTATGAAATGAATccactttttggtgttttttctagATGTCACTGTCATTCAGTTCCTTCAGTGTAAGGTAACTGGAAAAGGAGAGGTTCCACATTCCACAGGATCGTCTCCTGATATTCCCAGTTTTCTTTGGAAAACAGTCTGAATTACTGCTCTTTCAGAGAGCACTTTTGTTACAGGCACAGCTGCACCAATAAGCCccttttttaaaactacaaatCCCCTCTGCATTATCCTCCAAAACAAGTTAACCAAAAGGATTAAAAACCTGTAATTGATTTCGGTTTGTGGTGAGATTAGCGGTCTGCTGGAGGGCGCACAAGCCCCCGCCGCTCCGGACGTCTCATCTTCATCAAACTCATGTCATTGTAGAGCTCTGTGTACATTTGggacattttaaatgtcacaaaaatctgttttttgcatgaaagtgcttttattttgtcagatCACACTTTGCTTTGTGCTCAAACaccacatttgttttgtttttttctatacaAATGAATCCTTTTCTTCCCCTTAACCTTTTTAGAACCAAACAGACATTTCTAACAATGCAAATGTTTCAAACTTCTCCATATGCAGTTGTCACCTGGTTTGAGGTTTTCATTTATtaactttttcatattttagttcAGATTTCaagtacattttctttaaaggtACATTTTATGACACAaggatttgatcattttgaagcCCCAGCAGCAGCCCTCGACATGTTTCTTGGAGTGAGAAGGTCACTAAGACGCAaatgcattcccagtggtcttttaattatgattttgcggtttttagcctaaatcaaaaaacctgtgttgttttcttggacatagtttttgcagagtaacaggagttcattagacattCAGTGCGTCTtgtcttattttattcttttacccTTTCTTTTCTAAGGGGGTGACCAGGAGGCTCCTCATCCCTGGGACACGTTCCTTTCACTTTGGCTGCTCTGGAGGAGCTTCCAGAAAGTTTGGATGGTAAGCTGCTCAGAGACAGTGGTCACCTGACCGGGTCTGCTCTTGTATTGCTGCAGATTCTTTACCTTCTTTTCTGTCCTAATTCTACTCAAAACCCCTCCCAAGCCCCATCTGGTCGGATGTTGCTGAAGGAATCTGTCAttgtctgcatttttgtttgttgtttttcagcatTTTGTTCTATTTTACTCGTATTTTATTCTGGCTTTTGGATTTTGTTGACACCCAGACCCATGTCTCACAAATGCAAGAACAGAccccttagaaataagtcaaagatTCCTACCCAATTGGtagaatttctttaaataagacagaaaattagatatttttcttgaaacaggGTCCATTTACTTTGTTTTAGTTCAGTTTTACTCTCACTTGGTTAAATAAAGTCCTTCTCAGCTGTATTTTTGAGCTCCTTCATGccacattttttgtcacattcatcttcatttttccatttccttTCTGCTGGCTCTTCATCTAATGAGGAattttatttcacaataaaagactgATGTGGTTTTTTTACTCTCTAATTACACTCTAAAATACTCTCAGTTGGCATTTCGTCAGAGGGACTATTGTCATTTATTGTGTTGATTTTTGTGAGTGTGCGTGCGTACTTTAATTCCACATTGTCATGTGTTGATGTGGTGGAGCCGCCCCTGCAGGTATCCTGCTCAGCCCCATTGATAAGACCCCCGGGATTTGGAGCAATTTGCAACCTTGAGACAAACAAACATCGGCCTCTGGAGGCTCACGCAGCGTCTGTGAGGGAAGAACAGACGAGGATTTTGTCTTTGTTCACAGGCGAGGCTTCTCtgatggttgccatggagaccaGACTCATTTCTGCTGTCTGATAAAGAGCAGGCGGTCCACTGGGGCACGCGCCCGCTCACTGACACACTGACACACTTGCTGCCACCAGCAGGATCCATCTTTAACACACGTCTAAGCCCCATCTGTGACATGAGGGGTgtttctgcagaagaacagGTCCATTTTCCTCTTCTCCCGCTGAAGTTGCTGCAGGTTTTAGCCTCGACTGGAAAGCCTGACTTCCATTTTGAAGGACGTGAGCAGAATCGAGCTGCAGAGAAGGCTGAGGGGGATTCTGCATGTCTCCTCTGACCTACATTCACTCTGTTTTCTGTGACCCCTACGTGCAGAAAGCATTACATGATGATTATGTGCGTGCAGACATGTGGGCTCAGATACACCCGGTGTCTGCACACTGCAGCTACTTAATCAGTGGTTTGAATCCAAGGCTGGACGCCGTTTTGTTTCAAATTGAAAAATCTCAATGAATTTTTATCACTGCTTATTAGTGTAACCCTTATATTGTGTTTGGGTCAAAACTGACCTGTTTTCACTCTTGAAAATGGCTGCATTGTTAGGCAGTAGTGTGAAGAgacttgcctaaggacccacactggattcaGCTGATCGCTCCCCAACTGGAAATTAAACCCTGGTTCCTCATATACTAGTCCTA includes:
- the fscn1 gene encoding fascin, which encodes MTANGAANGTSDMLQIQFGLINCGNKYLTAETFGFKINASATSMKKKQIWTLEQSGDESSGDVFLLKSHLGRYIAADKDGNVTGDSENPGPECRFVITAHDDGRWSLQSEAHGRYLGGTEDRILCFAQTVSVAEKWSVHIAMHPQVNLFSLTRKRYAHLSDKVDEIAIDRDVPWGVDSMITLVFWEQRYHLQTSDNRFLRNDGALVATTDRATGYTLEFRSGKVAFRDCSGRYLAPSGPSGTMKSGKSARVGKDELFVLEQSHPQVVLTAGNERNVSTRQGMDLSANQDEEGDQEVFQVEICRENRKCAFRTAAGKYWTLTANGGLQCTASTKSANCYFDIEWRGKRLTLQAANGKYVAAKKNGQLAATNDTAGESEEFIMKLINRPFIVLRGEHGFIGCRKVTGTLDSNRSTYDYFTLQFSDGAYNLQDSTGKYWMVGNEHSVVSSSDTPVDFFFEFCDYNKLAVRHAADGKYLRGDHAGVLKANADDLESATLWEY